The genome window TGACCACTAGCACCCTTCATGCAAAAATCGTGTTTTATTCGAGGCGAGATGGGAATAGTGAAATCTACACGATGCGCTCGGATGGAAGTCACCAAATACGACTCACATTCAACGAGGGAATGGATATTTGGCCTACTTGGTCTCCTAACGGACAACAGATTGCATTCCATAGTTATCGACATGGCGAAACTAACCCCGATATTTATGTGATGGATGCCGATGGGCGCAATTTACGCAATCTAACCCGTCATCCTGCCTATGATGGACACCCACACTGGCGTCCCGACGGAAAACGGATCGCTTTTATGCGCGGCGAGGATATTGGTCGCCTCTATACGATGGACCTCGATGGCAATGACCTCCGGTTGGTAACAGAAGCGGACTTTATCGGTTCCCCTAAGTGGTCTCCTGATGGGAAACAGATTGCTTTTGAAGCGACCTTCGAGAATGAGAACGGGATTGAGGGCGGAATTTATGTGGCTAATGCCAATGGTACGAAACGATGGTTAGTGTCACAGCCGGTCGACCGGTCGTTCATACGTATGGGTGGGTGGTCGCCGGATGGAGAAAAGATTCTCTATACGGTAATTACGAAACCGCTTGCCGC of Candidatus Poribacteria bacterium contains these proteins:
- a CDS encoding PD40 domain-containing protein — protein: MRILFIVVSLWLTTSTLHAKIVFYSRRDGNSEIYTMRSDGSHQIRLTFNEGMDIWPTWSPNGQQIAFHSYRHGETNPDIYVMDADGRNLRNLTRHPAYDGHPHWRPDGKRIAFMRGEDIGRLYTMDLDGNDLRLVTEADFIGSPKWSPDGKQIAFEATFENENGIEGGIYVANANGTKRWLVSQPVDRSFIRMGGWSPDGEKILYTVITKPLAAGVAHEYSMVIATLHRSKHEVIDFEPVALPPGALLVAQGTGWGADGKSILIGGAIGVFNIYRFRLDDRQLIQLTDNLAKDFAAREWDPRLPVSPQGLAPTRWGEIKSNSYHYRGIGGISIAPIP